In Bdellovibrionales bacterium, the following proteins share a genomic window:
- a CDS encoding cell envelope biogenesis protein OmpA, with amino-acid sequence MLTACATYRPILDENEKFIQVGETQAERDIDQCIARADAYLEKHKAERMKKEAGRGAASGAIMGGIFGALSGGGLRSAAVGAGVGAAVGAGGGAAGVAAEDNLSPDRIKQNYVTRCLNKQQYEVIGWK; translated from the coding sequence ATTTTAACTGCCTGTGCAACTTATCGGCCCATACTGGATGAAAACGAAAAGTTCATTCAAGTAGGTGAAACTCAGGCTGAACGCGATATTGACCAGTGTATCGCGCGTGCCGATGCCTACCTCGAAAAACACAAAGCAGAACGGATGAAAAAGGAAGCCGGCCGCGGCGCTGCCTCCGGAGCAATCATGGGTGGCATCTTCGGTGCCCTCTCCGGGGGTGGGCTTCGTTCTGCTGCCGTGGGTGCAGGAGTGGGTGCCGCTGTGGGAGCCGGAGGGGGAGCTGCTGGTGTTGCAGCCGAAGACAATCTCAGTCCTGACAGAATCAAACAAAACTATGTGACAAGGTGCCTGAATAAGCAACAGTATGAAGTGATTGGGTGGAAATAA
- a CDS encoding DoxX family membrane protein yields the protein MKQKLPIIARYLLGLIFTIFGGAGLFNLIPPPPDMPEKLMAFMNGIMAAQYFFPLLKTTEVACGVLLLSGFAPALALVVLAPISINILFVHLFLTPGLENLIVPLAIIALHVLAATKYWNIYRPLFAKNR from the coding sequence ATGAAACAAAAATTGCCAATAATCGCCAGATACTTACTCGGACTGATTTTTACTATTTTTGGTGGGGCTGGACTTTTCAATCTTATTCCTCCACCTCCTGACATGCCAGAAAAGCTCATGGCCTTTATGAATGGAATCATGGCAGCCCAATATTTTTTCCCACTTCTCAAAACCACAGAAGTCGCTTGTGGAGTTCTGTTGTTGTCAGGCTTTGCACCGGCTCTGGCCCTCGTTGTTCTTGCACCCATTTCAATCAATATTCTCTTTGTTCATTTGTTTCTCACGCCAGGCTTAGAGAATTTGATCGTGCCTCTGGCTATCATCGCATTGCATGTGCTGGCAGCTACGAAATATTGGAATATTTATCGTCCGCTTTTTGCAAAAAATAGGTAA